Part of the Sphingobium lignivorans genome is shown below.
CTGGGAGCTGGGTGCGGAAATCCTGGACTCGCTGCTGGAACGCACCGGTTTCGAGAAAGGGGAGATCAATGGATTGATCCTGTCCTCATCCTCGACCGGCGCGGGCAATATCTTCTGGTCGCAGACCACGGCCGACCAGCTCGCGGTCGAACTGGACTTCTGCCAGACGGTCGACATCGGCGGGAGCTCGCCGGTGGGTACGGTCGCGCGGGCCGCCGCCGCGATCGATGCGGGCCTTTGCGATACGGTGCTGTGCCTTTTTGCGGACACCGCCGTGGCGGAGAATAATGGCCGGCCGCGTTCCTATGGCGCGGAATGGACCACGCCTTATGGCTATCTCGGCGCGCCGGCCGCTTTCGGCATGCTGAGCCGCTACTATGATGATCGCTTCGGCCTCGATGCGCGCGCGCTGGGCAAGCTCGCGGTCGCGCAGCGTGCGCACGCGGTCCTCAACGAGAATGCCTGCGAGAAGCTGCGCAAGCCGATCACGGTCGACGATTATGTGCACTCGCGGATGATCAACGATCCGATCCGCCTGCTGGACTGCGTGATGCCCTGCGACGGGGCGAGCGGCATTCTCATCACGCGCCGCAAGACTGCCGAGCAGCGGGGCCTGACGCGCTGCGCCGTGCCGGTGGGCTATGGCGAGCGCACCAATGTCGGCGCGGCAAGCGCAATCGTCGATCCGACGCTGACCGGCCATCGCGAAGCCAGCGAGCGTGCGTTCGCACAGGCCGGATTGCGCCCGGCGCAGATCGGCTCCTTCCATCCCTATGACGACTTCATCATCGCCATCATGATGCAGCTCGAGATGCTCGGCTTCTGCGCGCACGGGCAGGGCGCAGCCTTCATCCGGGAAACGGACTTCAGCTTCTCGGGCGATCTTCCGCTGAATACGGGTGGCGGGCAGATCTCCGCCGGCCAGTGCGGGCTCGCGGGTGGGGGCACCAATCTGGTCGAGGCTGTGCGGCAGCTTTTCGGGGAAGGTGGCAGCCGGCAGGTCAGTGATACGGCTCATGCGCTGGTCACCGGGATCGGCGGCATTCCTTACGGCCGAAACTGGAACAGCAGCACCGTGCTGATCCTCTCTTCCAATGCATGAGGCGAGGCATGACCGACATCAATGACCTGCTCTCGATCGATCGGCCGCTGCCCCCCGAGCGGAGCTTTTCACGCCCCTTCTGGGAAGCCAGCCGGGAAAAGCGGCTGCTCGTCCAGTATGACAAGGTCGCCGGCGCCTATCAGTTCTATCCGCGCCCGACGAGCATCTACACGGGCCGGCGGGACAATCTGGAGTGGCGGGAAGTGTCCGGGCGCGGCGTGCTCTTCAGCCACACGATCGTGCGGCGTGCCCGCCCGCCCTTCCGCGATCATGAGCCCTATGTGCTGGCCATGGTGACGCTGGACGAGGGCGTGAACGTGATGAGCAACATCATCCATTGTGCCGAAGAGGATCTCAGGCCCGGCCTTCGCGTGAAGCCCTACTGGCATCCGCTGCCGGACGGTCGGCACCTGCTCCTGTTCCAGCCCGACACATGATCGCGGACATTCCCTATCGGCACCTCGCGGGCTGGCAGGGAATGCTGGATATCCATCTGCCCGCTGGCGATGGTCCGCATCCGGCGCTGCTCTACCTCCATGGCGGCGGCTGGCGCATGGGCGACAAGACGGCCGTCGCCGCGCACGCGCCTTTCTGGTCCGCCATGGGCCTGGCCGTCGTCTCGGCCAGCTATCGACTTGCGGATGAAGCGCCAGCACCCGCCGCGTTCGAGGATGCGGCTGCTGCGCTGGACTGGCTGGGCGACGAGGGCGCTGCCTATGGGATCGATACAACCCGCTTGCTGATCGGCGGTCATTCGGCGGGCGCCACGCTTGCCCTGGCGGTCGCCTACACGCATGCGCGGCAACCCCGCGCGGCGCTGGCCTGGAGCGCCCATGCCGATCTCGCCGCTTATCATGACGAGCGCAAGCGCGCCGGCGAGCCGGTGGCATGGCTGGCGGCTTCGGCGGACCCGAATGGCCTTGCGCGGGCGCTGTCTCCCCAGGCCCTCGCGCGGCCGGGACTGCCGTCCACGCTGCTGGTCCATAGCGATCGCGATCCGCGCGTCCCTTATGCCGCGGCTGCGCGGTTGGCGGCAAGCCTCTCGGGACATGGCGTCTGCGCGGAACTCGTGACGATGCGCAGCGATCATCATTTGCCCAAGGATCATCCGCCGGACGAGATCGCCCGCGCTCATGCCCGCACCCGGGCGTTTCTCCACAGGGTCGGGTTGATCGGCGAAGCGGTTCCTCATCCGGCGGAAGCTGGTTAGTTGTCTATGACAACGAATATGTTGACACCCCCGGCAGCCGCATGGGATGCGTTGCCCTCAAAAGATAAACCAAAAGATTCGCGGACTCCATGGAGAGGATGACGATGGCAACCAATCTCGCGCCGGACGGCAAGCTTGCCACCGGCATTCACTATCCCGGCTGGTGGGTCGTCGCGGCGGGCTTCGTCATTTTCTTCCTGTCGTTCGGCGGGCCCACTTACTCGCTGTCGCTCCTCTATAACGAGGTCGTGGCGGAGTTCGGATGGACCCGTGCGCAGGCGACCGGCATCTATGCCTGGAAAGGGGTGACCGGCGCTGTCGTCGCCATCTTTCTGATCGGGCCCGCAGTGCAACGCTTCGGCCTGAAGCCGGTGTTCCTGACCGTGCTCGTTATCCAGGCGCTGGGGTTCTTCACCTTTCTCAACGTGACCTCCATCACCACCTATTTTCTGGCCGGTTTTCTGATCGGTCTGGGCCAGGGAGCCGTGCTGCTCTGCATCAAGCTGATGGTGGCACGCTGGTTCATGCGCAATGTCGGCTTTGCGAGCGCCATGGCGTTGATCGGCGGCAGCGCGGGCGGCGTCGTCTTCCCCATCGTGATCGCCTCCCTACTGCCGGACCTGGGCTGGCGCACGACCTATGCCCTGATCGGCGTCGCCATCCTCGCGATCTCGGTGCCTCTCGTCATGTTCGTCAAGCAGAACCCGAGCGAGGAGGACCTGCTCCCTGAAAGCCTTTCTTCCAAGGGCGTTCCGCCCAGTCCCGCGCTGACCGCAGCGACGCGCGCGGCGGACATTCCGGTGACCTATGGCGAGCTGATCCGCAAGCCGATGTTCTGGGGCATCACCATCGGCGTGTTCATCATCGCCGGCGTGGACCAGGGACTGTTCCAGAATATGCAGCTCTACTTCGTGCAGGAGGTGGGCCTCAGCCGGGAGACCGCCGCCTGGCTGCTCTCGCTGACGTCGCTTATCGGCCTCTTCTCGAAATTCGTGGCCGGCAAGTTCTTCGATGTCTTCTCGGTCAAGGGCATCTCGGCCTGGTATCTGCTCATTGCCGTGATGGTCCTGCTGGCATTTCCGGTGTCCAGCCTCTCCACCGCCATCATCTTCACCTGTGCGCTGGGGCTCGCCCATGGCGGCCTCGTGTGCGAGGGGCCAGTGCTGGCCAAGCATGTGTTCGGCCCGCGCAACATGGACAAGGTACTGCCCATCGTGACGGGGTGCTTTGCGCTCGGTTCCTCGGTGGGGCCGGTCACGCTGGCCTATATCTACGACACGACCGGCCATTACAGCTGGGGCTTCGGGCTGTTCTCCGCGCTGGCGGTATTCGCGGCCTTTCTGCTGACGTTCGTCCGCCCGCTCTACCGGGACAGGCTGCGCACCGCGACCGCTAAAATCCCGGACTGAGGAAGCGCGGTCGGGACAATTGCGTGATCGAACAACGTTGCATATGACATTTATATTGTTTACTCAGTCTACAATATAAATGCGGTGCCGAAGAGGAGGCTGGGAGAGGATATGGCGGAAATCGTGCTGGGTATGTGGACGTCGCACGGGCCGACCCTGTCCACCACGCCGGAGCAATGGACGCTCCGGGTTTCCGCGGATCTGAAGCGGAAGCACCCGTTCCGTGGCGAGGAATACAGCTTCGAGGAACTGGTCTCGCTGCGCAGCGAAGAGAAGCTGGCGGAGGCCTGCTCCCTTCCCGAGCGCGAGCGACGCGCGGCCGGGTGCCAGAGCGCGATCGCCGACATGGCCGACCGTTTTTCCGCCGCGAAGATCGACGTCGCGGTTATCATGGGCAACGACCAGCGCGAGCTGTTCCTCGAGGATGTTACCCCGGCCATCACTGTCTATCTCGGCGAGACGATCTGGGACCAGCCGGCCACGCCCCAGCAGGCCGCGCGGATGCCGCCGGGCATTCACGAGGCGGAATGGGGGCATAGCCCGCCCGAGCGGCGGGAATATCCCTGCCAGCCCGATCTCGGCATGCATGTGTGCAAATCCCTGGTGCCCCAGGGCTTCGATCTCGCCGTCTCCAAGAAGCTGCCCGAGCCGGCCGGGCACTGGTCGAGTGGCGCGCCGCATTCGCTCGGCTTCATCTACCGCCAGATCATGCGGGACCAGGTGGTGCCCAACCTGCCGATCATCATCAACACCTTCTTCCCGCCGAACCAGCCGACCGCCCGGCGCTGCTTCGAGCTTGGGCGCGCGGTGGGCAAGGCGATCCGGAGTTGGAAAGAGGACCTGCGTGTCGGGGTGTTCGGCTCGGGCGGGATGAGCCACTTCGTCATCGACGAGGATTTCGACCGCATGTTCTTCGAGGCGCTGCGCACGCGCGACGCGGAGACGCTCTGCGCCATCGAGGACAAGCATCTGCAGTCCGGCACGTCTGAACTCAAGACCTGGATCGCGGCCGCCGGCGCGCTGTTCGACACGGACCTGAAGGGCGACGTGGTGGGCTATGAGCCCTGCTACCGCTCCGAAGCCGGGACCGGCACCGCCAACGGCTTCGTCGCCTGGCAATAAGCCCACGCGTTTTCAAAGGACGGATGATGACTGCACCAGACCCCCATGTCGCGCGCCTGCGCAAGCTGGATGCCTGCGCGGTGTCGGACACGCTGGACAAGCTGGGGCTTGCCGGTTGCGTGACCGGCCTGCGCTCGGCCTCGCCGGGCAGGCGGATCGCGGGGCGAGTGCATACGGTGAAGCTCAAGGCTGGCAACGCGCCTGCCGATCGCCCGCCGGTGCATCTGGGCGCGGCGGCGATCGATGCGAGCGGGCCGGACGATGTGATCGTGGTCGAGCAGCGCACGGGCATCGATGCGGGCTGCTGGGGCGGCATTCTGTCGCGCGGGGCGCAGCACAAGGGCGTCGCTGGCGTGATCTGCGAGGGACTGGCGCGGGATGTCGACGAGGCGCGCGAGATCGGCTTCCCGGTGTTCTGCCGGGGCTACACCGCCCGCACCGCGCGCAACCGGGTATACGAGGATGCGACCGATGTACCCGTGACGGTGGGGGATTTCACGGTCGAGCCCGGCTTCTACGTCATCTGCGATTCCAGCGCGGCCGTGTTCATCGCGCCGGCTGACATCGCCCGCGTGCTCGATGCCGCCGAGGATATCGTGCGCCGCGAAGGCGAGATGACGCGCAGGCTGGCCACCGGTGAGAGTGCCAGCGCCGTGCTCGGTGCGAATTACGAATATATGCTCAAGGGCGATGATTGATGAGTGAAGACGCCAACGTCGCGCGCGCCGCCGCGCTCGACACTGCAACGCTCAGTGATGCGCTCGATCGGCTCGGCATTGTCGGCCAGTGCTACAAGATCGCGGGGCGCGACCCGGACTTCCGCATGGCAGGGCGCGCCTACACCATGCTTTGCGGCCCGGCCTCGACGCCGCCCGGCACGGTCGGCGATTATATCGATGACGTGCCCCCCGGCCATGTCGTGGTGATCGACAATGGCGGGCGGGACGATGCCACCATCTGGGGCGATATCCTGACCGAGATCGCGCATCGCCGCGGCCTTGCCGGCACGGTGATCGACGGCATCAGCCGCGATGTCTCGCTGTGCCGGGCGCTCGGCTATCCGGTGTTCAGCAAGGGCCACTGGATGCGCACCGGCAAGGACCGGGTGCAGGTGGAAGTCACCAATTGCCCCGTCAACATCGGCGGCGCGCGTGTGGCCCCCGGCGACATTTTACGGGGCGACCCGGACGGCGTCATCGTCATCCCGCAGGCGCATGAAGACGCGGTGCTCGATGCCGCCGAGGAGATCCACGCCGCCGAGGAAAGCATCCGCGCCGCCTGCCGCACCGGCATGCGCCTCGATGAGGCGCGCAAGCAGTTCAAATATCACAGCCTTCAGACACGTCAGAAATAAGGGGATCACCCGATGATCATCGACTGCCATGGTCACGTCAGCGCTCCGGTGGAGCTTTGGGCCTATAAGGCGAGCCTGCTCGCGCATCGCGGCTCGCACGGGCGCGGGGGCGTCAAGGTGACGGACGAGCAGATCATTGCCGCCGCGCATCACAAGGAGACCTGGCCGGACGGGCACATCGAACTGCTGCACAATCACGGTACGGACATGCAGCTCATCTCGCCGCGCCCGTTCCAGATGATGAACTCGGCCAAGCCCGCGCGCGTCGTCCACTGGTTCTGCGAGGAGGTGAACACCCTCATCCACCGCCAGTGCACGCTGATCCCGGAGATGTTCATACCGGTCGCTGGCCTGCCGCAGGTGGCGGGCGAGCCCATCGAGAATGTGTTTGCGGAGATGGACCGCTGCGTCGCCATGGGCTTCAAGGGCTTCCTGCTCAATCCGGACCCCTATGAGAATGGCGCCGAGGAAGCCCCGCCGCTGGGCGACCGCTACTGGTATCCGCTCTATGAGAAGCTGTGCGAGCTGGACCTGCCCGCGCATATCCACGCCACCGGATCGCAATCCGAGCGGACGCCTTATTCGCTGCACTTCATCAATGAAGAGACGATCGCCACCTATAACCTCTGCACCTCTTCGGTGTTCGATGATTTTCCGCAGCTCAAGGTGGTGGTGAGCCATGGCGGCGGCGCCATCCCCTATCAGCTCGGCCGCTTCGAATCCCAGTCGCGCCGCAGCAAGCACCTCTTCTCCGAGCGCATGGCCAAGCTCTATTTCGATACCGTGCTCTACACCGAAGGCGCCTTGCGCCTGCTCATCGAGACCGTCGGCCCCGAGCGCTGCCTGTTCGGCTCCGAATGTCCCGGCGTGGGCTCCACCATCGATCCCGCCACCGGCAAGCAGATGGACCACATCGCGCCCTTCATCCAGAAATTCGACTTCCTGAGCGACGCCGACAAGAAGCTGATCTTCGAGGATAATGCGCGGAAGGTGTTTAATTTGGAGGTTTGAGGGGGGAGGCATAAGTCTTGGATGGCAGAGGGTGCGAGAACACCAATACCAGTCTGTGTGTGCTTGATCGCGTCCTAAAGATCGCGACTTCAGCGCCGGAACGAATTGAGTTGCTCAACCCGAGCCGTAAAGTCCCCGAGGGGCCTAGTCTCTGGCGTTAGATGTTCTCGCAAAAACTATGTATCAGTATTCTCTGCCGCTTCGCAACTGCCGGCGGACAAGGGTGTGACGGAGGCGCACTCCGGCCCAATCGACAAAACCGATAAGTTTCGCGATTTCTAATGTCGCTTGGGAGGTGACCAAGCCTATCCTGCCCGCAGCCGAATCGGGTTGCAGCGCTAGGTTCAGTAAAGCCGTCTTTCTGTGAATATCGAGGTCGGGCGAGCTGAGCATGTCGCAGAACAGGAGATATGTTTCAGTTTCTATCATGAGCTGGGCCGTGCGAGTTTCTAGCCATCTTTCAGTGCGATTATTCAGTTCTGCCAGCACAAGGGCGAAATGAGTACTGTCGCGGAGCATGCAAAATTTCGCGGTGATATAGGCTCGATAGTCGCCGGTGCGGCCAGCCAAGTCTATGATCGCAGTCTCGGCAGTGCGATTTCGAACGAAGCGATCGTTAAAGGCATGCGAACCCGTGAGCAGCAGGTTGCAAACCTCCACCGAATCCAAAGGGCGATTTCCGATCACGATCGTGAGTAGCTCAATCAGTTCTTCGAAGATGAGGTTGTGTAGCCACTCCGACTGCTCTGACCTCATTGAATCGATAACTGGCAGAACAGAAGTGACCAGCAATGCGAGATTAAAACCGGTCCGGACACGGAAATCGAGCGCCGCCACGTAAAACGCAATCTCCATTATCGCGGCGGTTATCTGTGCTGCGCAATCTCGTGACACGTCGTCGCGAGCTGACTTCAAGTAAGTTATGGCTTCGCTGCAGATACGACGCAGCTTCCACATGAGCCAGCCGCTGATGTTGTGGAACCCCACCTCAGAGGGGGACGCCGCTAGCCGCAAGTCGCGCAGCTTTTGTCGAATATCGGTTACAACGGACCGGTGCTCACTAAATTCAGGTGCGCAAGTCGCCGTTCTAACACTCCTTCCAACGGCGTCCACGATTTCTGCCATCTCACGTTTCAATCTGCTGA
Proteins encoded:
- a CDS encoding RraA family protein, encoding MTAPDPHVARLRKLDACAVSDTLDKLGLAGCVTGLRSASPGRRIAGRVHTVKLKAGNAPADRPPVHLGAAAIDASGPDDVIVVEQRTGIDAGCWGGILSRGAQHKGVAGVICEGLARDVDEAREIGFPVFCRGYTARTARNRVYEDATDVPVTVGDFTVEPGFYVICDSSAAVFIAPADIARVLDAAEDIVRREGEMTRRLATGESASAVLGANYEYMLKGDD
- a CDS encoding RraA family protein, translating into MSEDANVARAAALDTATLSDALDRLGIVGQCYKIAGRDPDFRMAGRAYTMLCGPASTPPGTVGDYIDDVPPGHVVVIDNGGRDDATIWGDILTEIAHRRGLAGTVIDGISRDVSLCRALGYPVFSKGHWMRTGKDRVQVEVTNCPVNIGGARVAPGDILRGDPDGVIVIPQAHEDAVLDAAEEIHAAEESIRAACRTGMRLDEARKQFKYHSLQTRQK
- a CDS encoding MFS transporter, with product MATNLAPDGKLATGIHYPGWWVVAAGFVIFFLSFGGPTYSLSLLYNEVVAEFGWTRAQATGIYAWKGVTGAVVAIFLIGPAVQRFGLKPVFLTVLVIQALGFFTFLNVTSITTYFLAGFLIGLGQGAVLLCIKLMVARWFMRNVGFASAMALIGGSAGGVVFPIVIASLLPDLGWRTTYALIGVAILAISVPLVMFVKQNPSEEDLLPESLSSKGVPPSPALTAATRAADIPVTYGELIRKPMFWGITIGVFIIAGVDQGLFQNMQLYFVQEVGLSRETAAWLLSLTSLIGLFSKFVAGKFFDVFSVKGISAWYLLIAVMVLLAFPVSSLSTAIIFTCALGLAHGGLVCEGPVLAKHVFGPRNMDKVLPIVTGCFALGSSVGPVTLAYIYDTTGHYSWGFGLFSALAVFAAFLLTFVRPLYRDRLRTATAKIPD
- a CDS encoding protocatechuate 3,4-dioxygenase, giving the protein MAEIVLGMWTSHGPTLSTTPEQWTLRVSADLKRKHPFRGEEYSFEELVSLRSEEKLAEACSLPERERRAAGCQSAIADMADRFSAAKIDVAVIMGNDQRELFLEDVTPAITVYLGETIWDQPATPQQAARMPPGIHEAEWGHSPPERREYPCQPDLGMHVCKSLVPQGFDLAVSKKLPEPAGHWSSGAPHSLGFIYRQIMRDQVVPNLPIIINTFFPPNQPTARRCFELGRAVGKAIRSWKEDLRVGVFGSGGMSHFVIDEDFDRMFFEALRTRDAETLCAIEDKHLQSGTSELKTWIAAAGALFDTDLKGDVVGYEPCYRSEAGTGTANGFVAWQ
- a CDS encoding alpha/beta hydrolase translates to MIADIPYRHLAGWQGMLDIHLPAGDGPHPALLYLHGGGWRMGDKTAVAAHAPFWSAMGLAVVSASYRLADEAPAPAAFEDAAAALDWLGDEGAAYGIDTTRLLIGGHSAGATLALAVAYTHARQPRAALAWSAHADLAAYHDERKRAGEPVAWLAASADPNGLARALSPQALARPGLPSTLLVHSDRDPRVPYAAAARLAASLSGHGVCAELVTMRSDHHLPKDHPPDEIARAHARTRAFLHRVGLIGEAVPHPAEAG
- a CDS encoding amidohydrolase family protein, coding for MIIDCHGHVSAPVELWAYKASLLAHRGSHGRGGVKVTDEQIIAAAHHKETWPDGHIELLHNHGTDMQLISPRPFQMMNSAKPARVVHWFCEEVNTLIHRQCTLIPEMFIPVAGLPQVAGEPIENVFAEMDRCVAMGFKGFLLNPDPYENGAEEAPPLGDRYWYPLYEKLCELDLPAHIHATGSQSERTPYSLHFINEETIATYNLCTSSVFDDFPQLKVVVSHGGGAIPYQLGRFESQSRRSKHLFSERMAKLYFDTVLYTEGALRLLIETVGPERCLFGSECPGVGSTIDPATGKQMDHIAPFIQKFDFLSDADKKLIFEDNARKVFNLEV
- a CDS encoding Zn-ribbon domain-containing OB-fold protein, with protein sequence MTDINDLLSIDRPLPPERSFSRPFWEASREKRLLVQYDKVAGAYQFYPRPTSIYTGRRDNLEWREVSGRGVLFSHTIVRRARPPFRDHEPYVLAMVTLDEGVNVMSNIIHCAEEDLRPGLRVKPYWHPLPDGRHLLLFQPDT
- a CDS encoding thiolase C-terminal domain-containing protein, with translation MALSDMAIVGYAETKIVLRSEVDVWELGAEILDSLLERTGFEKGEINGLILSSSSTGAGNIFWSQTTADQLAVELDFCQTVDIGGSSPVGTVARAAAAIDAGLCDTVLCLFADTAVAENNGRPRSYGAEWTTPYGYLGAPAAFGMLSRYYDDRFGLDARALGKLAVAQRAHAVLNENACEKLRKPITVDDYVHSRMINDPIRLLDCVMPCDGASGILITRRKTAEQRGLTRCAVPVGYGERTNVGAASAIVDPTLTGHREASERAFAQAGLRPAQIGSFHPYDDFIIAIMMQLEMLGFCAHGQGAAFIRETDFSFSGDLPLNTGGGQISAGQCGLAGGGTNLVEAVRQLFGEGGSRQVSDTAHALVTGIGGIPYGRNWNSSTVLILSSNA